The proteins below are encoded in one region of Telopea speciosissima isolate NSW1024214 ecotype Mountain lineage chromosome 10, Tspe_v1, whole genome shotgun sequence:
- the LOC122644158 gene encoding uncharacterized protein LOC122644158: MGMVLGKISVETPKYEVLQSSTDYEIRKYPPTVAAQVTYDPTEFKGNRDGGFTVLANYIGALGEAHNTKPEKIAMTAPVITRSSESEKIAMTAPVFTAKGGDGDGKKMVTMQFLLPSKYSKAEEAPKPTDERVVIKEEGERKYGVVKFAGVASDAVVEEKVEKLKKSLERDGLKVTGEFLLARYNPPWTLPPFRTNEIMVPIE; this comes from the coding sequence ATGGGTATGGTGTTGGGAAAGATTAGCGTAGAAACACCAAAGTACGAAGTCCTCCAATCCTCCACCGACTACGAGATCCGAAAGTATCCACCGACGGTAGCCGCACAAGTCACCTACGACCCCACCGAATTCAAGGGAAACCGTGATGGCGGCTTCACCGTTCTGGCAAATTACATCGGCGCTCTTGGCGAAGCCCACAACACCAAACCAGAAAAGATTGCTATGACAGCCCCTGTCATCACTCGATCATCGGAATCTGAGAAGATTGCTATGACGGCGCCTGTCTTCACCGCGAAGGGCGGAGATGGTGATGGGAAGAAGATGGTTACCATGCAATTCTTATTGCCTTCAAAGTATAGCAAAGCAGAGGAAGCCCCCAAACCGACCGATGAGAGAGTGGTGATAAAGGAGGAAGGGGAGAGGAAATATGGAGTAGTGAAGTTTGCGGGAGTGGCTTCGGATGCGGTGGTGGAGGAGAAAGTGGAGAAGCTGAAGAAGAGCTTAGAGAGAGATGGGCTTAAAGTTACTGGGGAGTTCTTGCTGGCTAGGTATAACCCTCCTTGGACTTTGCCTCCTTTCAGGACAAATGAGATTATGGTCCCCATTGAGTAA
- the LOC122643810 gene encoding uncharacterized protein LOC122643810 produces the protein MDSNSSYSHSKVPQFDGTGYDFWRIRMETYLKSLGYGVWMSVKNEYKIPTCDITDTVELKKYENDSKAKNALLSALVNTKFARVVGCETAKEVWDKLQNVHEGDEKIKEAKLQHYRSLFDNLKMSDEDTVESFISKVPAIEESKNLNELSLDELHGILTAYEMSMVNPKSTEKEVAFKAMKKLKIKQENDNEDSNDELIAYLATKFKNGKGKYKEKLSLKCFNCGGIRHFASKCPKKGKTVESDDEDSQASKNSFKKKKFILKKNDTLKKKSLMTKKDDTSSEELTEVEDSDDELMFMVLASNDHQEEEEKPDKDEELEAEDLETIFYTTLNELKIERKRSKMLELVEEGEKISYLKLTIEETQKMTEDISINLSLKVDEFTTVNDKGNEVSVQETEEEHDQASNGASMLDDLLSRQRPINDKSGLGYENESSSKGVKIKGNGTAHNPIRFVSEKRRGSRPMNFANKKIDEDGFTTIYYQRSKDYMKNIWQTQRFNGDCYGCNMYGHRVTECRRNAKPAIVKIKNKFAPLVDQNVECERDRFLNLDKVESGSVRFENNDGAKIEGKGTVNLDQGRIKSGRVLYVSWLKHNFLSVSQICDQGNEILFMKEGFEIRKTKNGKKVAHGSRTDENLYVLTENNDDNCMISQENEITLWHKRLGHINFKNLAKLSKNNGVKDLPKIKNLTNHVCGPCQKGKQTRAIYKLKEHNASKPLDLIHTDLRGPMRTQAIRGERYFMLLIDEYSRMTWVFFLKDKTEALHSLKVFKKRVENETGKTIKCIKSDQGKEFTWSAFTEFCNEHGI, from the exons ATGGATAGCAACAGTAGTTACAGTCACAGCAAGGTACCACAGTTTGATGGAACAGGTTATGATTTTTGGCGCATCAGGATGGAGACATATCTGAAATCATTGGGCTATGGTGTTTGGATGTCTGTGAAGAATGAATACAAAATTCCCACATGTGATATAACTGATACAGTTGAACTCAAGAAGTATGAAAACGACTCTAAGGCTAAGAATGCACTTCTGAGTGCATTGGTCAACACTAAGTTTGCCAGAGTTGTTGGATGTGAAACTGCTAAAGAAGTGTGGGACAAGTTACAGAATGTCCATGAAGGCGATGAGAAGATCAAAGAGGCAAAACTACAACACTATAGGTCACTGTTTGATAAtttgaagatgtctgatgaagatACAGTGGAGAGCTTCATAAGTAAA GTGCCTGCTATAGAAGAgtcaaagaacttgaatgaGTTGAGTTTAGATGAATTGCATGGTATATTGACTGCATATGAAATGAGTATGGTGAATCCTAAATCCACAGAGAAGGAGGTTGCATTTAAAGCCATGAAGAAGTTAAAAATTAAGCAAGAAAATGATAATGAAGATTCCAATGATGAGCTTATTGCCTACCTTGCCACGAAGTTCAAGAATGGTAAAGGTAAATACAAGGAAAAACTTTCCTTGAAGTGCTTTAATTGTGGAGGTATAAGACATTTTGCCTCTAAATGTCCAAAGAAGGGTAAAACAGttgagtcagatgatgaagacaGTCAAGCCTCCAAGAACagctttaaaaagaaaaagttcattTTAAAGAAGAATGACACCttgaagaaaaagagtttgatGACAAAAAAAGATGACACCTCTTCAGAAGAATTAACAGAAGTTGAAGACTCTGATGATGAACTAATGTTCATGGTCTTAGCAAGCAATGACcatcaagaagaggaagaaaaaccTGATAAGGATGAAGAATTAGAAGCTGAAGATCTGGAAACTATTTTTTATACTACCTTAAATGAGCtcaagatagaaagaaaaagaagcaagatGTTGGAGCttgtagaagaaggagaaaaaatcaGTTACCTAAAGCTCACCATTGAAGAAACACAAAAGATGACTGAAGATATTAGCATCAACTTATCTTTGAAAGTTGATGAAT TTACAACTGTGAATGACAAGGGCAATGAGGTTTCTGTTCaagaaactgaagaagaacATGATCAAGCATCAAATGGAGCTAGCATGTTAGATGATCTTCTTAGTAGACAAAGACCTATCAATGATAAATCTGGTCTTGGTTATGAGAATGAGAGTTCTTCAAAGGGAGTAAAGATAAAAGGGAATGGCACTGCACATAATCCGATCAGATTTGTtagtgagaagagaagaggttcAAGACCTATGAATTTTGCTAACAAGAAGATTGATGAGGATGGGTTTACTACAATATACTATCAGAGATCCAAAGACTACATGAAGAATATTTGGCAGACTCAAAGGTTCAATGGGGATTGTTATGGCTGCAACATGTATGGACACAGAGTAACAGAATGTAGAAGGAATGCCAAGCCTGCAAttgtcaaaataaaaaacaagtttGCACCACTGGTTGATCAGAATGTAGAAT GTGAAAGAGATAGATTTTTAAATCTTGATAAAGTTGAAAGTGGCTCAGTTAGATTTGAGAACAATGATGGGGCCAAGATTGAAGGCAAGGGAACAGTCAACTTAGATCAAGGAAGAATAAAATCTGGCAGGGTGTTGTATGTGAGCTGGTTGAAACATAACTTTCTGAGTGTGAGTCAGATATGTGAccaaggaaatgagatcttaTTTATGAAGGAAGGTTTTGAGATAAGGAAGAcgaaaaatggaaagaaagtggCTCATGGTTCCAGGACAGATGAGAATTTGTATGTTCTTACAGAGAACAATGATGACAATTGCATGATTAGTCAGGAGAATGAAATCACACTTTGGCACAAAAGACTTGGGCATATAAATTTCAAGAACTTAGCCAAGTTGAGCAAGAACAATGGTGTTAAGGatcttccaaaaatcaagaaccTCACGAATCATGTTTGTGGACCATGCCAGAAGGGTAAGCAAACAAGGGCTATATACAAGTTAAAGGAACATAATGCTAGTAAGCCTTTAGACTTAATTCATACAGATTTGCGTGGACCAATGAGGACTCAAGCaattagaggagagagatattttaTGTTACTTATTGATGAGTACTCAAGGATGACATGGGTCTTTTTTCTCAAGGACAAAACTGAAGCCTTACACTCCCTCAAGGTGTTCAAGAAAAGGGTTGAGAATGAGACTGGCAAAacaatcaagtgcatcaaatcTGACCAAGGAAAGGAGTTCACATGGAGTGCTTTCACAGAATTTTGTAATGAACATGGCATATGA